In the Sphingomonas sp. LM7 genome, one interval contains:
- a CDS encoding DUF2497 domain-containing protein, with the protein MGDISTEPSMEEILSSIKRIIAEEGDAAVASRTRRGRTGPATTSTARAPRIEAEEAEDEQEDEVLELSDQLEEELQDAPAPVAAAPVEAPASPVREKRVDPILSERAVEATRGPLEALSRMVVKPEVAGSDTLEGLVRELIKPMLRDWLDANLPQIVETMVAREITRITGRN; encoded by the coding sequence ATGGGGGATATCAGTACCGAGCCGTCGATGGAGGAGATCCTCTCGTCGATCAAACGCATCATCGCCGAGGAAGGCGATGCGGCGGTGGCTTCGCGTACCCGCCGTGGCCGGACCGGTCCGGCGACGACCTCCACCGCACGTGCACCGCGAATCGAGGCCGAAGAGGCTGAGGACGAGCAGGAGGACGAGGTTCTCGAGCTGAGCGATCAGCTCGAGGAAGAGCTCCAGGACGCGCCTGCTCCGGTCGCGGCGGCACCGGTAGAGGCGCCTGCTTCGCCAGTCCGCGAGAAGCGAGTCGACCCGATCCTGTCCGAACGTGCCGTCGAGGCAACGCGCGGACCGCTCGAAGCGCTGTCGCGGATGGTGGTGAAGCCAGAGGTTGCGGGATCGGACACGCTCGAAGGGCTGGTGCGCGAACTGATCAAGCCGATGCTGCGCGACTGGCTCGACGCCAACCTGCCGCAGATCGTCGAGACGATGGTCGCCCGCGAGATCACCCGGATCACCGGGCGGAACTAA